A window of Ignavibacteriota bacterium contains these coding sequences:
- a CDS encoding peptidylprolyl isomerase: MKLQNRIIVCAALTAIAAALLAFTPAPAQAQSGKRIDGIVAWVGGEIITLSELDMQMIRLALRSRIDVNDKELRRRVLDDMISRKLILAQAELDSVTVSEEQVTAQLEEQIRMYTQNYGSVQKLEEAAGMTVAQMKREFRDDIRKNLMIENLQRERIGPVSVTNREVEEFFRVYKDSLPQVPEQVQLRQITVFPRVLDVFKDAARAKAVSILDSLTGGADFAELARRNSDDPGSAVKGGDLGEARRGFFVRDFEEAVFALKPGETSGIVETEFGFHIIRLLERRGELVRPAHILVRVQKTGESDDAAKLVLKDLRARILAGEDFAAVAKEHSQDANSRSAGGDMGLLEVGQLGDEMRVIQQNLEPGQMCEPTRVTVGTEYAFLIVRLESRIPPHAPTLKDDYSRIAGYARIFKQNKLYTDWIESIKGSVTWKVNL, translated from the coding sequence ATGAAACTCCAGAATCGAATCATCGTTTGTGCGGCGCTCACAGCGATTGCCGCCGCCCTGCTCGCGTTCACCCCCGCTCCCGCGCAGGCGCAATCCGGCAAGCGTATCGACGGCATCGTCGCGTGGGTCGGAGGCGAAATCATCACGCTGTCCGAACTCGATATGCAGATGATCCGCCTCGCGCTGCGCAGCCGCATCGATGTGAACGACAAGGAGCTCCGGCGCCGCGTTCTCGACGACATGATCAGCCGCAAGCTCATCCTCGCGCAGGCCGAACTCGACAGTGTCACCGTGTCGGAGGAGCAGGTCACCGCGCAGCTCGAGGAACAGATCCGCATGTACACGCAGAACTACGGATCCGTGCAAAAACTCGAGGAGGCGGCGGGCATGACCGTCGCGCAGATGAAACGCGAGTTCCGCGACGACATCCGCAAGAATCTCATGATCGAGAATCTGCAGCGCGAACGCATCGGTCCGGTATCCGTCACCAACCGCGAGGTCGAGGAGTTTTTCCGGGTGTACAAGGATTCGCTGCCGCAGGTGCCCGAGCAGGTGCAACTGCGACAGATCACCGTGTTTCCCCGTGTGCTCGACGTGTTCAAGGATGCGGCGCGCGCCAAGGCGGTGTCGATACTCGACAGTCTGACGGGCGGAGCCGATTTTGCCGAACTCGCGCGCCGCAACAGCGACGACCCCGGATCGGCCGTCAAGGGTGGCGATCTCGGCGAGGCGCGGCGCGGATTTTTTGTCCGTGATTTCGAGGAGGCGGTCTTCGCCCTGAAACCGGGTGAAACCTCGGGCATTGTCGAAACGGAATTCGGTTTCCATATCATACGGCTGCTCGAACGCCGCGGAGAGCTGGTGCGCCCCGCGCACATTCTCGTGCGTGTGCAGAAGACGGGCGAGTCCGACGATGCCGCCAAGCTGGTGTTGAAGGATCTGCGCGCGCGTATTCTCGCGGGCGAGGATTTTGCGGCAGTCGCCAAGGAACATTCTCAGGACGCGAACTCGCGCTCCGCCGGGGGCGACATGGGTCTGCTTGAAGTGGGCCAGCTCGGCGACGAGATGCGCGTCATTCAGCAGAATCTCGAGCCGGGTCAGATGTGTGAACCGACCCGCGTCACCGTCGGCACCGAATACGCCTTTTTGATCGTGCGTCTCGAATCGCGCATTCCGCCGCACGCGCCGACGCTGAAGGACGATTATTCGCGCATCGCGGGCTATGCGCGCATCTTCAAACAGAACAAACTGTACACCGACTGGATCGAGAGCATCAAGGGATCCGTCACATGGAAAGTCAATCTGTGA
- a CDS encoding insulinase family protein, with amino-acid sequence MSVSPDPIRSPYHIVFEEYDLDNGLHVILHRDTSLPIVAVNVWYHVGSKNEREGKTGFAHLFEHMMFQGSANVPPNGHFQYVQQAGGTLNGSTTFDRTNYYETLPAHQLELGLWLEADRMRSLRLDEQTLETQRNVVMEERRSRYDNQPYGTMFEELLTRAYKLQPYRWPTIGSMTDIRNATLDDVRAFHAMYYQPRNASLCIAGDIDFDTARRLVERHFADIPSNDGDIYRPWVHEQRQHFQVRDFVYDAVPLPAFLAAMHIPPLAGDEFPALYLLATILTHGASSRLYRRLVHDECIAQTVYSGALGLELPGLFMIRAGAQQGVDLDEIEDAIFDTLAKVREQGVTEAELEKAKNGLEAMTISDLASVQSRADGLNSARILLGDASHVNSDLPRLQAVTADEVQRVANAYLVEENSTVLHYLPWPGEVPA; translated from the coding sequence ATGAGCGTGAGCCCCGATCCGATCCGGTCGCCGTATCACATCGTCTTCGAAGAATACGACCTCGACAACGGACTCCATGTGATACTGCATCGCGACACGTCGCTGCCGATAGTCGCGGTGAACGTGTGGTATCATGTCGGATCGAAAAACGAGCGCGAGGGCAAGACCGGTTTTGCGCATCTGTTCGAACACATGATGTTTCAGGGATCCGCCAACGTGCCTCCCAACGGACATTTCCAGTACGTGCAACAGGCCGGCGGCACGCTGAACGGATCAACCACCTTCGACCGCACGAATTATTACGAGACGCTGCCCGCCCATCAACTGGAACTCGGGCTCTGGCTCGAGGCCGACCGCATGCGCAGTCTGCGCCTCGACGAACAGACGCTCGAAACACAGCGCAACGTCGTGATGGAGGAGCGCCGCAGCAGGTACGACAATCAGCCCTACGGCACGATGTTCGAGGAACTGCTCACGCGCGCGTACAAACTGCAGCCGTACCGTTGGCCCACCATCGGCAGCATGACCGACATCCGCAACGCGACGCTCGACGACGTGCGCGCGTTCCACGCCATGTATTATCAGCCGCGCAACGCGAGCCTGTGCATCGCGGGCGATATCGATTTCGACACGGCGCGGCGCCTTGTGGAGCGGCATTTTGCGGACATCCCCTCGAACGACGGTGACATCTATCGGCCTTGGGTGCATGAACAGCGCCAGCATTTTCAGGTCCGCGATTTTGTGTACGACGCGGTGCCGTTGCCGGCCTTTCTCGCGGCCATGCACATCCCGCCCCTGGCGGGTGACGAGTTTCCGGCGCTGTACCTGCTCGCCACCATCCTCACGCACGGGGCGAGTTCGCGCCTGTACCGGCGGCTCGTGCACGACGAGTGTATCGCGCAGACGGTCTATTCCGGCGCGCTCGGCCTCGAACTGCCCGGCCTTTTCATGATCCGCGCCGGCGCGCAGCAGGGTGTGGATCTCGACGAAATCGAGGACGCGATCTTCGACACACTCGCCAAGGTGCGTGAACAGGGTGTTACCGAGGCCGAACTCGAGAAGGCAAAAAACGGCCTCGAGGCAATGACCATCAGCGACCTCGCGTCGGTGCAGTCGCGGGCCGACGGACTGAATTCCGCACGGATACTTCTCGGTGACGCCTCGCATGTCAACAGCGATCTGCCGCGCCTGCAGGCCGTAACGGCCGACGAGGTGCAGCGTGTCGCGAACGCATATCTGGTCGAGGAGAATTCGACCGTCCTGCACTACCTTCCCTGGCCGGGCGAGGTTCCCGCGTGA
- a CDS encoding insulinase family protein — MKPLALESFTLANGLRVALHPRRDLPIVCLTIAYNVGSKDETPGRTGFAHLFEHLMFDGSANVPRGQFDRLCEAAGGHNNAYTHEDKTVYYMMLPAHQAELGLWLESDRLLALGLTEEGFETQRSVVMEEKLQRVDNQPYGAWETRMSELLYPGHPYGHPVIGSMEDLAAATIEDVADFHRAYYRPDNAALVLAGDFDTDHIARQVERWFGPIPSGAGRERIPLNGGAPAERARETTPDAVPLPGVFLGWRIPPERDDAFPAADLVSDVLGSGDTSRLHNVLVHERRIADQASAFVDARRGDSMLVAYASATQGVDAPTLEDALRGEIARLADKGVTDLEIRKLRNRVEALTSQQLQSLHSCADRIAHHALFDNDPAAVNAQLQRYLDVDAAKIREAARALHDAGRDVALHFIPDTREAAE, encoded by the coding sequence GTGAAGCCGCTCGCCCTCGAATCGTTCACGCTCGCGAACGGCCTGCGCGTTGCGCTGCATCCGCGGCGCGACCTGCCCATCGTGTGCCTGACCATCGCCTACAACGTGGGCTCGAAGGACGAGACACCCGGCCGCACGGGATTTGCGCACCTCTTCGAACATCTCATGTTCGACGGCTCGGCGAATGTGCCGCGCGGACAGTTCGACCGGCTCTGCGAAGCCGCGGGCGGACACAACAACGCCTACACCCACGAGGACAAAACCGTCTACTACATGATGCTTCCCGCGCATCAGGCCGAACTCGGTTTGTGGCTCGAATCGGACCGGCTGCTCGCGCTCGGTTTGACCGAGGAGGGCTTCGAGACGCAGCGCAGCGTGGTGATGGAGGAGAAGCTGCAGCGTGTCGACAATCAGCCCTACGGCGCATGGGAGACGCGCATGTCGGAACTGTTGTACCCCGGACACCCGTACGGGCATCCCGTCATCGGTTCGATGGAGGATCTCGCGGCGGCGACCATCGAGGATGTCGCGGACTTCCATCGCGCGTATTACCGGCCCGACAACGCCGCGCTGGTGCTCGCGGGCGACTTCGACACCGATCACATCGCGCGGCAGGTGGAGCGCTGGTTCGGTCCCATTCCATCCGGCGCGGGGCGCGAGCGCATCCCCCTGAACGGCGGCGCACCCGCGGAACGCGCGCGCGAGACGACTCCCGACGCCGTGCCCCTGCCCGGCGTCTTTCTCGGCTGGCGCATCCCCCCCGAGCGCGACGACGCCTTCCCCGCGGCCGATCTGGTCTCGGACGTGCTCGGCAGCGGCGACACGTCGCGCCTGCACAACGTGCTCGTCCACGAGCGGCGCATCGCCGACCAGGCCTCGGCCTTCGTCGACGCGCGCCGCGGCGACAGCATGCTCGTCGCCTACGCCAGCGCCACGCAGGGGGTCGACGCCCCGACGCTGGAGGACGCCCTGCGCGGCGAAATCGCGCGACTCGCCGACAAGGGAGTAACGGATCTTGAAATCCGTAAATTGCGCAACCGCGTCGAGGCGCTCACGAGCCAGCAGCTTCAGTCGCTGCATTCCTGCGCCGACCGCATCGCGCATCACGCGCTGTTCGACAACGATCCCGCGGCCGTCAACGCGCAGCTTCAACGCTACCTCGACGTGGATGCCGCGAAGATCCGCGAGGCCGCGCGCGCCTTGCACGACGCGGGGCGCGACGTCGCGCTCCACTTCATCCCCGACACGCGCGAGGCGGCCGAGTAG